The following nucleotide sequence is from Pangasianodon hypophthalmus isolate fPanHyp1 chromosome 8, fPanHyp1.pri, whole genome shotgun sequence.
TGATACTCTGAGaggccatgttgacatgacatcacgttctgtaaaaatatatgaaagtctgtgaaaactttCTGAACTAATGTCTGTAGctattctctggtctgattagctCCCTTCAgctaataatttacataaatgcatgtgaatgAAAGCCCCAACAGAGGATCTGCAACAATAACCACCGTGGTTCATGTTTAACGTCGCTGAACTATggcaagttttttttatatgctgCGCTGATCTGCCCTGCTACTTTATTTTTTCTGGGTCCACACGCAGACTGTGGTAAGCTAGTTGATAACTCCTGGTTTAGACGGCTGAATTAACAAAACCGCAATGATGTAGACaagtgtgtgaatttttttatggtGTATGCTGGTATTTTAAACTTAGAGAATCAACACCAGAGCACTAAAATGTTAAAtggatatttatttttgtccctTAGGAGGTTTGTTCCTGACACTGTCCACCCTGTTACTGGTCCAGGCTGTCTCCTCCTGCCCTAAGGAGTGCTGGTGTGACAGTCATGCCAAGGTGGTGGACTGCAGAGGACGAGGCTTGTATGAAATTCCGCACAAGCTCCATGCAGAGACTCTGGAGCTACATCTTCAGGACAACCACATACGAGGCATCGGTTCCATGGCTTTTCGGGAAACGCCATATCTCCGAGTTCTGGATCTGGCCAACAACAGCATCACTATGATTTCTCCCAGTGCCCTATTAGGGCTTAGGAGCTTAAAGACCCTCATCCTGGCCAACAACTCTATCCGGGAAGTGGATCGCCGTTTATTGGGCTCAGTACGCAATCTAACCCACTTAGACCTGTCTCACAACAACATAGGAGGGCTGCCCGGAGCACTAGCCGATAGTTTCCACCATCTAACCCACTTTTCATTGCACTATAACCGGCTGACCAAGCTGGATCGTACTCACCTGGATTCCCTCGGGAGCCTGCAGGTGCTGCACCTGACGAGTAACCCCTGGAAGTGCGACTGTCATATGATAGGACTTAAGCTATGGTTGGAAACGTTCACGTTTAAAGGTAAGCACTGAGCCCTGGAAAAAGTAATGCATATTCTTGCGTCAGCCATATTGCTACAGCTACAGAAGCAATATTTCAGCATCAGTTTTATGTGCAAGGGAGAATCATCTTATTTGTTTCtgacaaataatatataatgatttttttaggtatataatgtgtgtaatttatGCATTCCTTCCTTGTCAACAGTAAAGTTTGCAAGCTGTAATGTAGACATGCTCACAAAAGAAAGTGAACTCCTCGTGAGCATCCTTTTTCTACATGACTTTAAACAGATCTTGATAAAAAACTGCTGGCGCAGAAACTGATGCTCATTCATATAATGCAAATACTCGAAACTATCCTGTTACCGATTCAAACTGTTATTAAGCTGTAAAGCAATTGTAAGCAATATACTATGACTATTCTTTAACAGCCTATAACACTACAGTGAAGTTTTTAAATCAACAATGCAAAggaaaaatgatataaaagaaGGTTCTTGAACATAAACAGGAGACGACCCCTTGATCTTATTTTTACATGACTGCAACCATCCTATGCAACCTTCCTTACAACTCTCTTTACAATGTACCCGAAACTCATCGACAGTAATCTTACAACATTATGATCCTAACTGTACATCTTATAGGTAACCAAAATGACAGCAAATTCTATGCAACTTAGTTAATGTCTGCATTAACAGAAAACATACATTGGATTTGTCCAGCATAGTATGTAGTTTGTAGTCAATAAAATAGCTCCGCAATTCGTTACACACTAACCAAACATGCACTATTTTCAAACAACTGCATAAAGAAACTGGTGCAGATCTATTTCTGTGCTAGCCTGCGGCACACGCATAATCAGATCAAACTGCAGCAAATTAGCTTATACATATTAACCATCACTACAAAGGATCTTCAAGATTATCAGTGCAGTAGATAGCCATGTCACAGAATTCAAGACTGGTTAAAATACATCTCTGTTTCAGCAGAGAaactataaataatgaatacaaatatgaaAAGATAATGCTGACCACCGGACATCAGTTAACTCAACATCTGGAACAATGGATCCTTGATATATCATGAATGAAAGTCAATCTACTGAGTGTAGGTTTAAAACAAGATAATGATGCTACGTGAGTTACATGTCTGATCACCTGGTCATATTTGACTTCTGACCTTGAAAATGAGGAATGTGTTCAGTATCGGCCTATGCTCTGTGTAGTTAAAGAAAATTTATGAGTAACTGTAAAGAAGCTTAAAAAGTATTAACACTACACAAACTGGCTATTATGCCATGCATTTGTGTAAGGAACTATTTGACTCTTAATATATAGTATTTTGCCTCAGTCTCTGAGGAAATTAGAAGGAAGTTTTTCCAAATATGTGAAGAATCACGTATCACTTATAGATTATGAAAGGAAATAGGGTCATCTATTATAAACATATGATAACAGATGAATTTATACTGTGATACCTAAAATGGATATAATGTGTAACAACCAATAAGATCTTCAGTGAGCACATTATCCaagtcagggttgcagtggatctggagcctagtCGGGGAACACTAGGCAGGTGGCTGctatacatcctggatgggacaccagtccattgcaggaccccatgcacacacacattcacacactctttcacacctaggtTCAGTTTAGAGTCATCAGTCCACCTGTTGGCACTGTTCTGAATGTGGGATGGAGCCAGAGAaaattcacacagacacagggggGAGCGTTCTGCACAGATGGTATCCAGAGCTTAGGATCAAACCAAGATCAACTGCGCCAAATCTTGATTACTTCTACCACAAATATAATAGATAGAATACATAATTCAAATATTCCTGCTTTCCGAGCGATGTCTGACTTAACACAGAGCATTAATTAGTCTCAGAAGATTTCAACTGAAAGAATATTGAACTGAATGTTACAGAAATCTGATTCGGGAAAATATCTGATACATAGTCTGGCTAATTTAAAACTACTGACAGTTGCTGTGACTGAGTATATGTGTGGCCCATGCTGTGTGCGAAAACAGAGTGATATATACTGTTGATGGTGAAACTAAAGCTGTCTGATAGAGAAAGGAGGGGGGCATGATGACGTAAGGTTAAAATGCTCAGGAAGCATGACAGGCCATGAGGATTAACACAGCTAAATATGCTCTCTAAtcacagagacagaaataagCACTGATACAAATATCTTTGTCTAAAGATATATGAGAACAGCTGTTCCCATTgttgccaacacacacacacacacacacacacacacacacacacacaaacaaacaaatgcttaTAATGCAGTATTTGACCTTTAGAATATAATTTCACATTCATATAATATGTAAGCAATGAAACATACTGTGGCATGCTattataggtaaataatcaatgacagagtggtgtgatgagacCCAACACATGTAGTTGTGTTATTTCCAATAACATTGTGTCCCTAAACTGTTTTacttctcttataccacagcaatttgccaatgattacaatattaTTATACGTTAAAGAGCAgaacatacattttataattttatagttgtgtttaatgctgtggaacgtccaccAAACAagatatcacttacattacagcaggtATAAACTGTCATTCCCGCAACAGcctcttttttatctttcttaaagctaataatatataaaatacacctTGCAATGTAACCATGAAACCAGAAAAACCTCTATCCTATAGACTTTTGTGTGTTGAAAAAAGTTATGGCGCATTTTTATCTTAAACGAAGTTGACCGCTGCTTCAGTACAGACAAAAAGCACATTTCAATACAATCTGATCattcttctgtttattttaaacatacttATCCGGACTGGATCAGTTCAGCTGCATGCACAACACTTGAGTAACAGCTGCTCACGAGACGCAATCACAGTTTTTATTAGTGTACTAACAGACCTTTCCTAGATTGCTCCACTTTGCATGTTATTTACTTGATTACAGTGTCGGCCCAGTACCAAACTTTCATTCCTGTAGGTGGAATCAGGCCTTCTACCAGAGGCATTATTTGAGATTTTGAGATTGTAGCACATTTTTTTGCTGGTCtttaaattacacttttttgGCCTGAGACTGATGGTATTGTTCCTGGAACTTGGTGGACTTTAGGGGTCATGGCCCAATCATGCTATCTATCTCCTTGTTTTTAACCTTCCACATTTTCCTAATTCCTTCACCCACCttcaacatgtgtgtgtgtgtgtgtgtgtgtgtgtgtgtgtgtgtgggtgtgggtgtgggtgtgtgtgtgagtgtaaatacacacagtatatactgtatatatactgtaactCGTAAAGCTTATTCAGATTTGATGATGCATGAAATTTCTGCACTTGCACTTTTGATGCTCCCTTTTCTGAATTCAAGTATCCTACTTTCAAAAGGAAACTTTCT
It contains:
- the LOC113533338 gene encoding leucine-rich repeat and transmembrane domain-containing protein 1, which encodes MTGGLFLTLSTLLLVQAVSSCPKECWCDSHAKVVDCRGRGLYEIPHKLHAETLELHLQDNHIRGIGSMAFRETPYLRVLDLANNSITMISPSALLGLRSLKTLILANNSIREVDRRLLGSVRNLTHLDLSHNNIGGLPGALADSFHHLTHFSLHYNRLTKLDRTHLDSLGSLQVLHLTSNPWKCDCHMIGLKLWLETFTFKGGVVDGVPCHEPHAMRDRDLRHVPYELFHNCMSTSYSYLFANIQHIERQQRLLRGVPYPSLDAPLDQEPECEPKPKPRPMNLRHAIATVIITGIVCGVVCLMMLAAAVYGCAYAAIMAKYQRELKKREEEAGRIERENTGREREKEQLENAIA